Sequence from the uncultured Flavobacterium sp. genome:
AAGATAAATGAAGGACTATCTTTTTGAATATAAGATCTAAAATTTAGCCAATAAGAACCAAGATATTTCCCAATTCCTATATTTAATGTTTTTAAATCGCTATTATCCTGCATTTTGATATACCGAACTCCTAAATCAGCTTCCCAACCTTTCTTGAAATTCTGAAAATACGAATAACCCAATCGCCATTCCGGAAAAGCGCTGTCTTTACTGTAAGCGACATCAATATATTGATAACTATTTTTTTTAGCAAAAAGATAAGATTCGGCCTCAAACTGGAGTCCGCTTGCCATAACCAAATTCGAAGACAGTCTTTTTGCATAGCTGACTCTGCCAATCAAACTTCCCCAAGCACGTTGACGCATATAATCTGCGCTAGCTAAATGCCACGGACCAACTCCGTCACGATCAATTGTAGTCAGATTATAATATGCGCCTACGCGATCGATATTAGTTTTAGAATATAAATCAAAAAGTCGCTGTTCTATATCTGGATCATGAGGAAATTTTGCCCGAATAGATTTAAGATATTTTGCCTCGTTTTTAGTGTCATTTTGCAATGAATAAAGCTCAATTCTTTTAAGTCTGAAATCTTTGTTGTCAGGATATAAATCAATTGCTTTATAAGTTGTGGTTAGCGCTTCGTCATAATTTTTGTCTTCTAAATCCATGTTTATGAGATAAAGAAAAGCGTCTGCATATCTCGGATTTTTATCAATTACATATTTGTAATAATATCTCGCGCTGTCTTTTTGTTTTGCTAAATCGTAATTTCGGCCTAAAGCCAAAGAAAAATCAACGTAATCCTGCGCAAGTTTTTTTCCTAATAAAGCTCTTTTTATATTCAGTTTATAATCAGGATGTGCGCTTTTCATGTCTTTTATTACAACGGTTAAAAGACTGTCTGTGTCAATTTTTTGTGCTTTAATAGTTTGATTCGAAAGTAAAAACAAACAGAAAAGCAGTCTTGCTATATTTAGAAGTTTACTATTTTTCATAATCAAATTATTTTTTAGCGGGTGATTCAAAACCTTTGCGAACCATAACGCCCCATTTTTGTTCTTTTTTTCTAAAAAAATGCCAATATCCAGTTAACGAAGCATAAATCGTAATAGGATGATAAACAAAAGGCTCAATAATCGCCATTCCAATAAGCGTAATAAGTTCTTTGTAACTCGCATAACTCTTATAAAGTACTTCGTCAATTAAGATCGATATTATGGTTATTGACAGATAAAAAAGATAGACTAAGAAACTGATAAGAAACAGAAATTGAAAGTTTATTATACCAAAGACAAAACTTGCGATTAACGTAATTATTCCCGTAAATTCGACAATTGGCACCAGAAATTCAAAGCTGAAAAAGAATGGTAAAATCAAGAATCCTGTTCGCCCATATTTTGGATTTAAAAACATTTTCCGATGTAAATACAAGGTTTGAACCAATCCTCGTGCCCAACGAATGCGTTGCCTTAAAAATATTTCTCTCGTGCTTGGAACTTCTGTCCAACAAAGCGATTCCGGAATGTATTTTATTAAAAAATCTTCTTTTGCGTCATGCATGTATTTTCTCATGCGCGTTATGAGTTCCATGTCTTCGCCTAAAGATTGATGCCAATATCCGCCGGCTTTTATAACAATATCTTTGTCAAACATTCCTAATCCGCCTGAAACTAGTAATAATCCGTTTATTTGGCTCCACGCCATTCGTCCAAACAAAAAAGATCGGACATATTCAAGCTCCTGAAAACGCGGATACCATTCTTTAGGATAATGTACTTTATACAAAAAACCTTCTTTAATGTCGCAAGAATTTGAAATTCTAATTCCTGCTCCGGTTGCAATAACGCGAGTTTCATTTTCCATGAACGGTTTTGCAAGCTTTAAAATTGTATTGCTTTTTAAGATACAATCAACATCGGTGCATAAAAATAAAGGATATTGCGAAGAATTTATTCCTGCATTTGAAGCGTCGGCTTTACTTTTTCCGTTTATTTTATCTACAATTAATAATCTTGAATAAACAGGATTTGTCGATTTATAATGTCCGCGAACAGGTTGCGTTACGATTTTTTCTTGGTAATAAAAATCAATTTTAACGAGATCAAATTCGGTTATTAATTTTTCGAGAGTATTATCAGAACTTCCGTCATTTACGATTATGATTTCAAATTTGGGATATGTTAGCGAGAGAAGCGATTTGACATTATATACGATGTTAACGCCTTCATTAAACGCCGGAGCCACAATAGAAACGCCTAAAATATGATTGGATCGAATTAGAACTTCTTCTTCGAGATATTTTTGATATTTTAAATGTTTTATAATCGCCCAATACGACAAAATGGAGAGAACTATATAAAACGAAATATAACCAATGGAAAAACAGGCGACAAAAATATCATAAACACGAATAAGATAGTATAGAAAATCATGTGTCATAGCTGTAATTTTCTAGTGTGATTAATCATTTTTTGAGTGTCCGAATCGTGCGCGCCTAAAGCATCGAGAGTTATGGAATCGAGTTTGTTTAAGCAAAAGACCATTTTTAGTTTGATATCTTTTATTTCTTGTTTTTCGATTTCATTTTTAAGAAAAGCAATTGTTTTTTCGGAACCAACTACGGCAAGAGCGTCTAATATTTCGATTTGAATTTCT
This genomic interval carries:
- a CDS encoding YaiO family outer membrane beta-barrel protein, producing MKNSKLLNIARLLFCLFLLSNQTIKAQKIDTDSLLTVVIKDMKSAHPDYKLNIKRALLGKKLAQDYVDFSLALGRNYDLAKQKDSARYYYKYVIDKNPRYADAFLYLINMDLEDKNYDEALTTTYKAIDLYPDNKDFRLKRIELYSLQNDTKNEAKYLKSIRAKFPHDPDIEQRLFDLYSKTNIDRVGAYYNLTTIDRDGVGPWHLASADYMRQRAWGSLIGRVSYAKRLSSNLVMASGLQFEAESYLFAKKNSYQYIDVAYSKDSAFPEWRLGYSYFQNFKKGWEADLGVRYIKMQDNSDLKTLNIGIGKYLGSYWLNFRSYIQKDSPSFILTSRYYYKTKFDYVTLIAGYGTSPDDRTRAAEYDMRKSLSSYRLSAGFYKLIQNHYVFGFLITDNEQEYTKNKYQTELDFAVLLQYKF
- a CDS encoding glycosyltransferase; amino-acid sequence: MTHDFLYYLIRVYDIFVACFSIGYISFYIVLSILSYWAIIKHLKYQKYLEEEVLIRSNHILGVSIVAPAFNEGVNIVYNVKSLLSLTYPKFEIIIVNDGSSDNTLEKLITEFDLVKIDFYYQEKIVTQPVRGHYKSTNPVYSRLLIVDKINGKSKADASNAGINSSQYPLFLCTDVDCILKSNTILKLAKPFMENETRVIATGAGIRISNSCDIKEGFLYKVHYPKEWYPRFQELEYVRSFLFGRMAWSQINGLLLVSGGLGMFDKDIVIKAGGYWHQSLGEDMELITRMRKYMHDAKEDFLIKYIPESLCWTEVPSTREIFLRQRIRWARGLVQTLYLHRKMFLNPKYGRTGFLILPFFFSFEFLVPIVEFTGIITLIASFVFGIINFQFLFLISFLVYLFYLSITIISILIDEVLYKSYASYKELITLIGMAIIEPFVYHPITIYASLTGYWHFFRKKEQKWGVMVRKGFESPAKK